From Streptobacillus canis, a single genomic window includes:
- a CDS encoding YqaJ viral recombinase family nuclease, which yields MAVSLLVGQIHEILENKKTEILDYSVEEDWLELRKKGVGGSDIGAILGVNKYRSLVDVYLDKVEGKKVEDNSSMEWGRQLEPVIRSYFEEKNKGVYDVYLAPFSLKFEHLRANLDGIIYNKQTKKFGVLEIKTANIFTAKEWKDGKVPTSYYAQVMHYMAVTGFEYAVIAVLIGGNDYKEFYIERNVGEIEMIKLAAKDFWETYIIPKRLPAPDGSDAYSEYQKELLSKYETFENRIEIDEEQEDKIKHLEILKGSIKDLEKKVKSIEQDLMNEIIENETNLMVGDNFKVKLVTQNRTKIDPKFKKDYQEMITQYKEIEDKYKVPYQVNFLKIERIGE from the coding sequence ATGGCAGTAAGTTTATTAGTGGGTCAAATACATGAAATATTAGAAAATAAAAAAACTGAAATACTTGATTACAGCGTTGAAGAAGACTGGCTTGAATTAAGGAAAAAGGGAGTTGGAGGAAGTGATATAGGAGCGATATTAGGAGTGAATAAATATAGATCCTTAGTAGATGTCTATTTAGATAAAGTTGAAGGTAAAAAAGTAGAAGATAACTCTTCAATGGAATGGGGACGTCAATTAGAGCCTGTTATACGTTCATATTTTGAAGAAAAGAACAAGGGGGTATATGATGTATACCTTGCACCATTTTCATTAAAATTTGAGCATCTACGTGCTAATTTGGACGGCATAATCTATAACAAACAAACTAAAAAATTTGGAGTGTTAGAAATTAAAACTGCAAATATTTTCACAGCAAAAGAGTGGAAAGATGGTAAGGTTCCAACGAGTTATTATGCTCAAGTAATGCATTATATGGCAGTTACTGGTTTTGAGTATGCTGTTATAGCTGTTTTAATTGGAGGTAACGACTATAAAGAATTCTACATTGAAAGAAATGTAGGGGAGATAGAAATGATTAAACTGGCTGCTAAAGATTTCTGGGAAACATATATAATTCCTAAAAGACTACCAGCACCAGATGGAAGTGATGCATATAGTGAATATCAAAAAGAATTGCTAAGTAAGTATGAAACTTTTGAAAATAGAATTGAAATAGATGAAGAACAAGAAGACAAAATCAAACATTTAGAAATATTAAAAGGAAGCATTAAGGATTTAGAAAAAAAAGTGAAGTCTATTGAACAAGATTTAATGAATGAAATAATAGAAAATGAAACCAATTTAATGGTAGGAGATAATTTTAAAGTTAAGTTAGTAACACAAAATAGAACTAAAATAGACCCTAAATTTAAAAAAGATTATCAAGAAATGATAACACAGTATAAAGAAATAGAAGATAAATATAAAGTTCCATATCAAGTGAACTTTTTAAAAATAGAAAGAATAGGAGAATAA
- a CDS encoding BspA family leucine-rich repeat surface protein, translated as MEKYIPKTKEELEKLVDDLDINLGDIDVSNVTDMTDLFFDTVREDFTGIENWNVSNVTDMCGMFAFSGFNHDISKWNVSNVENMSYMFKCCEFNQDISNWNVSNVKDMYAMFKESSFNRDVSKWNISNVEDMSHMFENSYFNDDISKWVVSSVKNMYCMFNGSEFNGDISEWKLNKNIIIDDETLKRIKN; from the coding sequence ATGGAAAAATACATACCGAAAACTAAAGAAGAATTAGAAAAATTAGTAGATGATTTAGATATTAATTTAGGGGATATAGATGTATCTAATGTTACAGATATGACTGACCTATTTTTTGATACAGTTAGGGAAGATTTCACTGGTATAGAAAATTGGAATGTGAGTAATGTAACTGATATGTGTGGAATGTTTGCATTTAGTGGATTTAATCACGACATATCTAAGTGGAATGTATCAAATGTTGAAAATATGAGCTATATGTTCAAATGTTGTGAGTTTAATCAAGATATTAGTAATTGGAATGTATCAAATGTTAAAGATATGTATGCTATGTTTAAAGAATCTTCATTTAATAGAGATGTGAGTAAATGGAATATATCTAATGTTGAAGATATGAGCCATATGTTTGAAAATTCATACTTTAATGATGATATTAGCAAGTGGGTTGTATCTAGTGTTAAAAATATGTATTGTATGTTCAATGGCTCAGAGTTTAATGGTGATATTAGTGAGTGGAAATTAAATAAAAATATTATCATAGATGACGAAACTTTAAAAAGAATAAAGAATTAG
- a CDS encoding site-specific integrase — translation MAITKQKNGTWQADFSYDDYYGKRVRKKTAGFKTKKEAQEYINNFTIKKEGKADILLKNLAEEFVEYKKPFVKVSTYNGYLSRLKLIKNGPLAELRLNELERKHCVKFVESFLNTPHIAKRAKIFISLMLSYAEIHYNYSNKNIINFKLNFKIKEKLQDEEITELHVWSVEEFEKFVNHLKEGLTASKKRTLAYFNLLFYTGARPSEICGLKIDDIDLENKKIKISKTRISRDNDNSPKTKSSFRTVSVPDKVINYLKEYLDSIHIIKKEYLFATRVIYNRILLRMIKRFELKPITLHGFRHSHASLLVKKSIPITDISKRLGHANPGITLKTYSHFYDDKKDEILDLLNEI, via the coding sequence ATGGCTATAACTAAACAAAAAAATGGAACCTGGCAAGCTGATTTCTCATACGATGATTATTATGGTAAAAGAGTTAGAAAAAAGACTGCCGGCTTTAAAACTAAAAAAGAAGCCCAGGAATATATAAATAATTTTACTATAAAAAAAGAAGGGAAAGCTGATATTTTATTAAAAAACTTAGCTGAGGAATTTGTAGAATATAAAAAACCTTTTGTAAAAGTTAGTACTTATAACGGCTATCTGAGTAGGCTAAAGTTAATTAAAAATGGTCCGTTAGCTGAACTAAGACTGAATGAACTTGAAAGAAAACATTGTGTAAAATTTGTAGAAAGTTTTTTGAATACACCTCATATAGCTAAAAGGGCAAAAATTTTCATTTCTTTAATGCTTTCTTATGCTGAGATACATTATAATTATAGCAACAAAAACATCATTAATTTCAAGCTAAATTTTAAAATAAAAGAAAAATTACAAGATGAAGAAATTACCGAATTACACGTTTGGTCCGTTGAAGAATTTGAGAAATTTGTTAATCATTTAAAAGAAGGTTTAACGGCTAGTAAAAAAAGAACTTTAGCATATTTCAATTTATTATTTTATACTGGTGCTCGTCCTAGTGAAATATGCGGTTTAAAAATAGACGATATAGATCTAGAAAATAAAAAAATAAAAATAAGCAAAACTAGAATTTCTAGAGACAATGACAACTCACCTAAAACTAAAAGCAGCTTCAGAACTGTTAGCGTTCCTGATAAAGTTATTAATTATTTAAAAGAATATTTAGACTCTATTCATATCATTAAAAAAGAATATTTATTTGCTACTAGAGTTATTTATAATAGAATTCTTTTAAGAATGATAAAAAGGTTCGAACTTAAACCTATTACATTGCACGGTTTTAGACACTCACACGCAAGTCTATTAGTTAAGAAAAGTATACCTATTACTGATATATCAAAGAGGTTAGGACACGCTAACCCTGGCATAACTTTAAAAACATATTCTCATTTTTACGACGACAAAAAAGACGAGATATTAGATTTGTTAAATGAAATATAA
- a CDS encoding N-6 DNA methylase: protein MTMEFKEHNNRKEAKKVAEYITGQNLRLYMADKVKKYLGDEPLIIFDGAIGSGQLEQYINLSMLYGIDIQEKSVIAAKENYKNSDIEIGSFFNYNKDILVDAVVMNSPFSLKFKELSIEEQENITKEFPWKKSGVVDDIFVLKSLKYTKRYGFYILFPGVSYRNSEAKFREIIGNNLQELNMIENAFDDTTIPVIFVVIDREKKTPEVHKEVYDCKQSKVLIEIVENLETHLKWACAVVPREVEVIDIDKVNREAHEHFLKHVRNSLEIDLLMIENFQSNINFSKLLKDLKEIIKNAERRYENLKNENKIKISKQYSLFE, encoded by the coding sequence ATGACAATGGAGTTTAAAGAACATAATAACAGAAAGGAAGCCAAAAAGGTAGCAGAATATATCACTGGGCAAAATCTAAGATTATATATGGCCGATAAAGTTAAGAAATATTTAGGTGATGAACCTTTGATAATTTTTGACGGAGCTATTGGCTCGGGCCAATTAGAACAATATATTAATCTGTCAATGCTTTATGGGATAGATATTCAAGAAAAATCAGTTATAGCAGCTAAAGAAAATTATAAGAATTCAGATATAGAAATCGGTAGTTTCTTTAATTACAACAAAGACATATTAGTTGACGCCGTAGTTATGAACTCACCATTCTCATTGAAATTTAAAGAATTATCTATTGAAGAACAAGAGAATATAACTAAAGAATTTCCTTGGAAGAAGTCAGGAGTAGTTGATGATATATTTGTTTTAAAATCTTTAAAATATACTAAAAGATATGGATTTTATATTTTGTTTCCTGGGGTATCTTATAGGAATAGTGAAGCTAAGTTTAGAGAGATAATAGGAAATAACTTACAAGAATTAAACATGATAGAAAATGCATTTGATGATACAACCATACCAGTTATATTTGTAGTTATAGATAGAGAAAAGAAAACTCCAGAAGTACATAAGGAAGTATATGATTGTAAGCAGTCAAAAGTGTTAATAGAAATTGTAGAAAATTTAGAAACGCATTTAAAATGGGCTTGTGCTGTTGTTCCTAGGGAAGTAGAAGTAATAGATATAGATAAAGTAAATAGAGAGGCACACGAGCATTTTTTAAAACACGTGAGAAATTCTTTAGAAATAGACTTATTAATGATAGAAAACTTTCAATCTAATATCAATTTTTCAAAGCTTTTAAAGGATCTAAAAGAAATAATAAAAAATGCTGAAAGGAGATATGAAAATCTAAAAAATGAAAATAAAATCAAAATTAGTAAACAATACAGTTTGTTTGAATAA
- a CDS encoding single-stranded DNA-binding protein, which translates to MNYVSLLGRLTRDPEVQYTGTGKAYLRFSIAVRRDNDKDEVDFINCVAWEKRAELIAQYFTKGQRILVTGRLSVSSYEKGGEKRYSTDILVGSIEFIEYKNDENNNQPNNNSKAVKVEVMEEEDDFPF; encoded by the coding sequence ATGAATTATGTATCATTATTAGGAAGACTTACAAGAGACCCAGAAGTTCAATATACAGGAACAGGTAAAGCTTATTTAAGATTTTCAATTGCAGTTAGAAGAGACAATGATAAGGATGAAGTAGATTTTATTAATTGTGTTGCTTGGGAAAAAAGAGCAGAATTAATAGCACAGTATTTCACTAAAGGACAAAGAATACTAGTTACAGGAAGATTATCAGTAAGTAGTTATGAAAAGGGTGGAGAAAAAAGATATTCAACTGATATATTAGTAGGTTCAATTGAATTTATAGAATATAAAAATGATGAAAATAATAATCAACCAAATAATAATTCAAAGGCAGTTAAAGTAGAAGTAATGGAAGAAGAGGATGATTTTCCATTTTAG
- a CDS encoding DNA adenine methylase has translation MVYQGSKNRYAKFIIPIINKIIKNNNITTFVDLCSGGCNIVANPKYDIDVKNKMAIDNNKYLISLLEKVKRNELEFRFIEKDEYLKVKYNKEHFEDWFVAYCAFLCSFGSMWFEAYIGFLKDKGKIRNMQLERYNNLLNQSNKLKEVKLEYNDIFDIDFSKFDKNTLFYIDPPYSDVIGYHNKFDNVKFWDLVETLSKDFIVLISEYKAPENFISIWETGFKSRLNNCVDASKIKSYTENLFIHKDNLRKIGYEIKD, from the coding sequence ATGGTTTATCAAGGTAGCAAAAATAGATATGCAAAGTTTATAATTCCCATAATAAATAAAATCATAAAAAATAATAATATAACAACATTTGTAGATTTATGTTCTGGGGGTTGTAATATTGTTGCCAATCCAAAATATGATATAGATGTTAAAAATAAGATGGCTATAGATAATAATAAATATTTAATTAGTTTATTAGAGAAAGTAAAAAGAAATGAACTTGAATTTAGGTTTATTGAAAAAGACGAGTATTTAAAAGTTAAGTATAATAAAGAACATTTTGAAGATTGGTTTGTAGCATATTGTGCTTTTTTATGTTCTTTTGGGAGTATGTGGTTTGAAGCATACATTGGTTTTTTAAAAGATAAAGGAAAGATTAGAAATATGCAACTTGAAAGATATAATAATCTATTAAATCAATCAAATAAATTAAAAGAGGTTAAACTTGAATATAACGATATATTTGATATAGATTTTTCAAAATTTGATAAAAATACACTTTTTTATATAGACCCGCCGTATAGTGATGTAATTGGTTATCATAACAAATTTGATAATGTAAAATTTTGGGATTTGGTGGAAACATTATCAAAAGATTTCATTGTTTTAATTAGTGAGTACAAAGCCCCTGAAAATTTTATAAGTATATGGGAAACGGGTTTTAAAAGTCGTTTAAATAACTGTGTTGATGCTAGTAAAATTAAATCGTACACGGAGAACTTATTTATACATAAAGATAATTTGAGAAAAATTGGTTATGAAATTAAAGATTAA
- a CDS encoding potassium channel family protein, whose translation MYFILEYAIRLHYSDNKKEFIRNNKLDLIAIIPFNSLFKVFRLFKIFRILKVTKLLKASKMIKIFSFYSKIRYKIHKFLYTNNLIYSLYVSIFLITIGALGIYLLEKGTTVNTFADSLWWAFVTATTVGYGDVSPSTIPGRIVAAILMLTGIGTIGLLTATFATFFIKENEPIETGELEKYIRNSNELLNNEKDEIIDYINYLKSKRK comes from the coding sequence ATATACTTTATACTTGAATATGCAATTAGGTTACATTATTCAGATAACAAAAAAGAATTTATAAGAAACAATAAATTAGATTTAATTGCTATTATACCGTTTAATTCTTTATTCAAGGTATTTAGGTTATTTAAAATATTTAGAATTTTAAAGGTTACTAAATTATTGAAAGCGTCTAAAATGATTAAAATTTTTAGTTTTTATAGCAAAATTAGATACAAGATTCATAAATTCCTGTACACTAATAATTTAATATATTCATTATATGTATCTATATTTTTAATTACCATAGGGGCGTTAGGAATTTATCTTTTAGAAAAAGGAACTACAGTAAATACTTTTGCCGATTCTCTTTGGTGGGCATTTGTGACTGCGACCACGGTCGGATATGGCGACGTTTCTCCATCTACAATACCAGGTAGAATAGTTGCCGCCATATTAATGCTTACGGGAATAGGTACTATCGGATTACTAACTGCTACATTTGCTACCTTTTTCATTAAAGAAAATGAACCTATTGAAACAGGGGAATTAGAGAAATATATTAGAAATAGTAATGAACTATTGAATAACGAAAAAGATGAAATAATAGACTATATTAACTATTTAAAATCGAAAAGAAAATAA
- the recT gene encoding recombination protein RecT — METVKSGLITNNTKQEIAKKDKPKTIYDVIQSMKGQFEVALPKHVNSDRFVRIALTSIRQNPKLAKCEQASLLGALMTSAQLGLEPGILGQAYLIPYGNQVQFQIGYKGLIELLRRSGQLSDIYAYPVYENDKFEITFGIERNVVHIPNFKDRGKEIGYYAVAKLKDGAVSFEYMTKEEIEKHRDKFSKAANSSSSPWKTDFNEMAKKTVIKKLLKYLPVSVEFLESASKDEKTYEIKKENIEKSNIGNEILDPMEIEEVEIIDETTGEIIEEGVNE, encoded by the coding sequence ATGGAAACAGTAAAAAGTGGATTAATAACTAATAATACAAAACAAGAGATAGCAAAGAAAGATAAGCCTAAAACAATTTATGATGTTATTCAAAGCATGAAAGGGCAATTCGAAGTAGCATTACCTAAACATGTTAATAGCGATAGATTTGTAAGAATAGCTTTAACTAGCATAAGACAAAATCCAAAACTAGCTAAATGTGAGCAAGCTAGTTTATTAGGAGCATTAATGACTTCGGCACAATTAGGATTAGAGCCTGGAATACTAGGGCAAGCATATTTAATACCTTACGGAAATCAAGTGCAATTTCAAATAGGGTACAAAGGTTTAATTGAGCTATTAAGAAGAAGTGGGCAGTTAAGTGATATATATGCTTATCCAGTATATGAAAACGATAAGTTTGAAATTACATTTGGTATAGAAAGAAATGTAGTGCATATACCTAATTTCAAGGATAGAGGAAAAGAAATAGGATACTATGCTGTAGCTAAACTTAAAGATGGTGCAGTTTCTTTTGAATATATGACTAAAGAAGAAATAGAAAAACATAGAGATAAATTTAGTAAAGCTGCTAATAGCTCTTCAAGTCCTTGGAAAACTGATTTTAATGAAATGGCAAAGAAAACAGTAATTAAAAAGTTACTAAAATATTTACCTGTTTCAGTTGAATTTTTAGAAAGTGCATCCAAAGATGAAAAAACTTATGAAATTAAAAAAGAAAATATAGAAAAATCAAATATAGGCAATGAAATTTTAGATCCTATGGAAATTGAAGAAGTGGAAATAATAGATGAAACTACTGGAGAAATAATCGAAGAGGGGGTAAATGAATAA
- a CDS encoding RusA family crossover junction endodeoxyribonuclease, translated as MDKIFIKGNVPSSKNSKQWTGNCLISSKTVRKYLKEYEIQWKYKKSDFLKMVGNKQIPLKIHFKFIRDSKRKFDYHNAVQLPCDLMTKHGWIDDDNADNIIPIFDNYEYDKKNPGVEIWVE; from the coding sequence ATGGATAAAATCTTTATAAAAGGAAATGTTCCTAGCAGTAAAAATTCAAAACAATGGACTGGAAATTGTTTAATATCGAGTAAAACAGTAAGAAAATATTTGAAAGAATATGAAATCCAATGGAAGTACAAAAAAAGTGATTTTCTTAAAATGGTAGGCAATAAACAAATACCGCTAAAAATACATTTTAAATTTATTAGAGATAGTAAAAGGAAATTTGATTATCATAATGCAGTTCAATTACCATGTGATTTAATGACTAAACATGGTTGGATAGATGATGATAATGCAGATAATATAATTCCGATATTTGACAATTATGAATATGATAAGAAAAATCCAGGTGTTGAGATTTGGGTAGAATAA
- a CDS encoding helix-turn-helix domain-containing protein gives MTRGERIRNRRLEMNYTLEKLANLMNISKSNLQRYEKDEINIPMDKIEKLSKYLNVSPAYFFEQAFIDDSKINYCSIDDVSDEEFYLVEHKGKMIKFYIKELSPEERIELTNNKKGALAFNDKVSEEDMNLLENILSEMYLKNKLGK, from the coding sequence ATGACAAGAGGTGAAAGAATTAGAAATAGAAGACTTGAAATGAATTATACGTTGGAAAAATTAGCTAATCTAATGAATATAAGTAAGTCGAATTTACAAAGATATGAAAAGGACGAAATAAACATTCCTATGGATAAGATAGAAAAACTATCTAAGTATTTAAATGTTTCTCCAGCATATTTTTTTGAGCAAGCTTTTATCGATGACTCTAAAATAAATTACTGCTCAATAGATGATGTATCTGATGAAGAATTCTATTTAGTTGAGCATAAAGGCAAGATGATAAAATTCTATATTAAAGAATTAAGTCCAGAAGAAAGAATTGAACTTACCAATAATAAAAAAGGCGCTCTAGCTTTTAATGATAAAGTTTCAGAAGAAGATATGAATCTTTTAGAAAATATATTGAGTGAAATGTATTTAAAAAATAAGTTAGGAAAATAA
- a CDS encoding restriction endonuclease subunit S domain-containing protein has protein sequence MSRVYDSYTKDIVFKVNYEKFSNSNKIKPLDIFMNLEDFSIEHIGKTLYYYGNDEVAIAGHGAILSLKEEFKDLVDLRYISLYMNYNSTFRKDVELLVTGTNTLRIKVDDILGLKLLLPTIEMQKMIVEKYEKGKREIDTLNNKINLFDKIYEFYRGELFSFERDDNGV, from the coding sequence GTGTCCAGAGTATATGATAGTTATACAAAAGATATTGTATTTAAAGTTAATTATGAAAAATTTTCAAACAGCAATAAAATTAAACCTTTAGATATTTTTATGAATCTTGAGGATTTTAGTATAGAACATATCGGAAAAACTTTATATTACTATGGTAATGATGAAGTGGCTATAGCAGGACATGGAGCAATATTAAGTTTGAAAGAAGAATTTAAAGATTTAGTTGATTTAAGATATATATCTTTATATATGAATTACAATTCTACTTTTAGAAAAGATGTAGAATTGTTAGTCACTGGAACAAATACATTGAGAATTAAAGTGGATGATATTTTAGGATTAAAGTTATTACTTCCAACTATAGAAATGCAAAAAATGATTGTTGAAAAATACGAAAAAGGTAAAAGAGAAATCGACACTTTAAATAATAAAATAAACCTCTTCGACAAGATATATGAGTTTTATAGAGGAGAATTATTTAGTTTTGAAAGGGATGACAATGGAGTTTAA
- a CDS encoding helix-turn-helix domain-containing protein — translation MINKNKLKAIIMENGLSIPQVAKILNISKATFYARLNSDGFNTKDIDTMIKLFKINDKERFVEIFFTNFVA, via the coding sequence ATGATAAATAAAAATAAACTCAAAGCTATAATAATGGAAAATGGACTTTCTATACCGCAAGTAGCTAAAATTTTAAATATATCTAAGGCGACCTTTTACGCTCGTTTGAATAGTGATGGATTTAACACTAAAGATATAGATACCATGATAAAATTATTCAAAATAAACGATAAAGAAAGGTTTGTTGAAATTTTTTTTACCAATTTTGTTGCATAA
- a CDS encoding phage antirepressor KilAC domain-containing protein, with the protein MELTLNEKRENITSLELLEKINQFREEVEGKNELQHKDLLKVIRDEFEEEIGEGKFSPTYYKDSWNREQPMFILTFNQAKQVLVRENKKVRKMVIEYIEKLENALKNQFSLPGTYKEALLQLIKQEEEKEELLLINKNLEGEIEIKNQLIGELEPAKDYLDCILASEDTMKITQIAGDYGLSAQALNKILSEEGIIRKVNGQWILYIKHMNKGYTKSNTFKVREDKTVIETVWTQKGRLMIHEILKSLGYKANMDKEVG; encoded by the coding sequence ATGGAACTAACGTTAAATGAAAAAAGAGAAAATATAACAAGCTTAGAATTGTTAGAAAAAATAAATCAGTTTAGAGAAGAAGTGGAAGGTAAAAATGAATTACAGCATAAGGATTTGTTGAAAGTAATTAGAGATGAATTTGAAGAAGAAATAGGTGAGGGAAAATTTTCGCCGACCTACTACAAAGATAGTTGGAATAGGGAACAACCAATGTTTATTCTTACATTCAACCAAGCTAAACAGGTCTTAGTTAGAGAAAATAAAAAAGTTAGGAAGATGGTTATAGAGTATATTGAGAAATTAGAAAATGCACTAAAAAATCAATTTTCATTGCCTGGGACATACAAGGAAGCGTTATTGCAATTAATTAAACAAGAAGAGGAAAAGGAAGAGTTACTTTTAATAAATAAGAACTTAGAAGGCGAAATAGAAATAAAAAATCAATTGATAGGTGAATTAGAACCTGCTAAAGATTATTTAGATTGTATCTTAGCAAGCGAGGACACTATGAAAATTACACAAATAGCAGGCGATTATGGTCTATCAGCACAAGCTTTAAATAAAATATTATCGGAAGAAGGAATAATTAGGAAAGTAAACGGTCAATGGATTTTATATATCAAACACATGAATAAAGGATATACAAAATCAAATACATTTAAAGTAAGAGAAGATAAAACTGTGATAGAAACAGTTTGGACACAAAAGGGTAGATTAATGATACATGAGATACTGAAAAGTTTAGGTTATAAGGCTAATATGGATAAAGAGGTAGGTTAA